Within the Luteimonas sp. JM171 genome, the region CGACAAGGCGTTCGCGGCCAACCTGGCCGGCCATGCCTCGTACAACAAGGACGACATGGAAGGCGCCAAGCGCTACATCGCCCAGGCGATCGAGCTTGATGGCCTGGACAACACCAACCACTTCCAGGCCATCTTCATGCTCGCCCAGCTGCACGCGCAGGATGAAGAGAGCGACCAGGCACTGACGCTGCTGGAGCGCTACTTCAACGAATCGGGCAGCAAGGATCCCAAGGAACTGGTGCTGCGCGGCCAGGTCCTCTACCAGGCCGAGCGCTACGACGATGCGATCCCCGCCCTGCGCGAGGCGATCGAGGCGTCCGAGGACGTCCCGGACAGCTGGACGCAGACGCTCATGAGCGCCTACGCCCAGGCGGGCCGCGATGCCGAGGCGACCGCGATGGCCGAGCAGATCGCCGCCGCTGCGCCCGACGACAAGCGTTCGCAGATCAACCTGGTCAGCCTTTACCTGCAGACGGGCCAGGACGCCAAGGCCATCGAGATCCTCGAGCGCCTGCGCGCCGCAGGCCAGCTCACCGAGGACCGCGAGTACCGCAACCTGATGGCCATGCACCTCAACAACGAGGGGGGCGAAGCCAGGGCGATCGAGGTGATCAACGAGGGACTGGAGAGCGGCGTGCTCGAAGCCAACCACCAGACCTATCTCGCACTGGCCCAGGCCTACTACTTCTCCGACCAGGTGGAGCCGGCCATCGAGGCCTACCGCAAGGCCGCGCCGCTGGACGATGACGGCGAGACCTTCCTCAACCTGGCACGCGTGCTGTACGGCGAAGGACGCGAGGCCGAGGCCGCCGAAGCTGCACGCCAGGCACTCTCCAAGGGCGTTTCCAACGAGCAGGATGCGCGCCGCATCATCGGCAATTGAGGCCCGCGGAAACCAGCGGGCAGCCGATTGCATGTGCATATAGCTTGTTGGTAACCGTAATAAAGATTGGTATAGACTTGAAGTTTCCCGTCGCCGAAACGCGGTTGCCGGGATTCCGAGCCACCGCACAGGGCGCCCCGGCGCCCCGACACACCGAGTTTTCCGCATGATCCAACGCTCGCCGAACAACACTGGCCAGGACCCCGGACTGGACTGGGCCCGGATCGCCGGCTTCACCATGGTGATCACCTTCCAC harbors:
- a CDS encoding CDC27 family protein; translation: MKTTTHAPALVALAVAAALAAAAPQSFAAPASPVVSAEADECQRERRRGARGESAQQEERYPDATRTSPTEGASARMGRRLNQLNEAMGDSDYDKVLEIANEILEQPRANDYDKAFAANLAGHASYNKDDMEGAKRYIAQAIELDGLDNTNHFQAIFMLAQLHAQDEESDQALTLLERYFNESGSKDPKELVLRGQVLYQAERYDDAIPALREAIEASEDVPDSWTQTLMSAYAQAGRDAEATAMAEQIAAAAPDDKRSQINLVSLYLQTGQDAKAIEILERLRAAGQLTEDREYRNLMAMHLNNEGGEARAIEVINEGLESGVLEANHQTYLALAQAYYFSDQVEPAIEAYRKAAPLDDDGETFLNLARVLYGEGREAEAAEAARQALSKGVSNEQDARRIIGN